The sequence TTTATTGACACGGTCATTTTTAGAAACCTTCCTAATGTCATTTGCTTTCAAGCTGATCATTGCCTAGCTTATTAAGTTAGTcaacttaaaattaaaaaaaatatatatgatatacaaatttaatttaatttagttataaTAGAACCATTAGAAAATATTTTCTTGTAGACATAACTAGATTAAAGTAACAAAAAGTAAAGTCTAAGTGAGAAGTTTAAATTAGACTTTACTTATCcaattcaattaaaaatttcACATTCCCACAGAATTCTAATGCTCTCTAAAACTCAAGACATTCTAATGATCTCCTAATTATATTGAACGGTTAGGAGGAGGGTCAGAAAGATTAATTTAACTACTTTGGGTCAGAAAGATTAATTTAACTACTTTTTCAAGCTAAGGGTTGGATGATCCAAAGATATTCAAGTTTATTGTTTAAACTAAATTTTGTGAAAACAATGGATCTTCCACAAAAATGGATAATGTCATACTTATTTCTATAGCTATCAGCATGTTTGAACAAATGAAATCAAAACGACATTTCTATCAGCATGCTTGAACAAGTAAATTCAAAGGTTAAACAATCCTTCTAGGGCGTGGTTCGACTTACCAGGTTTGATCATACATCCCAACCCCATTCTCTCAATTTTGTGCATTGGATCGATGGCTTGCTACTGTGTAAACACAATATCTGACAGGAACAACATCGTGAGGAAGCCATCAGCTTAAGAAAACTCGAATGCGTTTACTTTTAGTAATGGGGAGCTTAACAAAACCAAAGTTCAGACTCCATCGTCTTCTACAGCATCAGAAGCCTTTGACAATTAGGTCCTATATCTCAACTCCCCATTGTCCAAAAGGTTCTTCTCATGTTGCTCTTGCCAAGCCGTCTTGTTAGGACAGTTTGCACGGTAAAATTCAAACAAGATGTCACTCGGGTTCCCTCATTTTCTTAAGAGCTTTTGAGTACTCACATATACAGCTTGATTTGCTGCCTTTCCTTTCCAATACCAGATGAtccctttcttcttcattcttaCCAAGCTTTCACTAAACAAGAGATTCCATGAAGGACTTCATGTTTTCAATGTCCTCTTTTGATTCTGGATATCTTGGTGGTTTGAAGGCCTTCCATAGTCCAATAGGATGCCGACTTGGGCTCTCCGTTCTGTTATCTCCCGCAAATTTTCCAAACATCTTCCCACATTCTGGATAAGGCTTAACAAAAAGGTTGTAGAACCGGAGCCTGCTAGGCTTGATAATTTCCCTCAAACCAACCTGAGAACCAAGCCAGCCTTTTGAGTCCAAATATTCGATCACATTGTAACGCGGAACAATCTGTTTTTCGAAATTGATTCCTAGATATTCCGGAACATCAATCAAACTGTCAACACCATATTTCATCTTATGAATCAAGAAgtcaattttcttttcaatgttCTCTATTTCATAAGTGACCAACCTCGGCTCTTTCCATAGCAATTTAAATGCCCTTGTACGAATCAGCCCATGTTTACATAAACAATCAACTCTCTGTTTCACTTCAAATGCAGCTCTAAAAGAACCCTCTCTAAAGATCTTCTCCTTGATTGAGTTCCTGCATTTCAGATTTCTAAGCAACTCGACACATCTTGAAATTTCTCCTAATTCTGTGGCTAAAATTCTCGGTTCCCTAACAATTTCTCTAACAATCACGTTTTGACGAAACCCCAAATCGTTGAACTCACAAATCAAACTCCTCAATCTGCCCTcgaccctaaaccctaaaactcTGGGAATCGAGCAAATGATCCGATCAATTTCATACCTTCGAATTCCAATTCCCATCAGAAATTCAATCGTTCGCAAGATTTCTTCCTCGTCCGTGAACACTATTTCAGGGTAATCCTCTAAAACCCTAATCACGGCAGCATCACTAATCCCAAAACGTTTCAATAAATCAACAGTTCCACGAAAAAGATTCGGGTCAAGCTCAAACCGTTGAGATAATACCAGCATACTCCGAATCATGGATACAGTAACATCGGGTAAATCAATTAGAGACAAACTTACCTTCCATTTCTTGAGAAACTCCAAGTCCAGAACTGCGGGACAGTCGAAGACGATGGAAACGAGATCCTTCGGGGGAATTTTGAAGGAAagaagaaggggtagagaagcTTCAATGTCATGGAAATTGGAATTGGTGAAGAAGAGATGATTCTGTGAAAGGAAATCGCAGATTTGGGATTGTGTGAAGCCGATCTTGTGAAGGAGATTAGAGTGATTCAAGGAAATTTGGGGATGATTGGAGGAAGTGGGAACTGGTTTAGCTGAAATATGGTGGATTTGCTGGAACGAGGAGGAAAGAATTGAGGTGGAAATCACTCGTCGGAGAAATGCGGTACTTCCGATTAAGATTCTTCCCGCcattgaaatagcttttccaATAGCTCGTTAACAGACGGGATTTTTTGAAATAGCTTTTCCGCCGTCGAAATATGGAGTAGAGTTGTATTCGGTCtctaaaatcataattattggaAAAGTTATGCTATTACTGATGGCtaaatcaaaagaaaattaagaaaaaccTTTGAAATGGGGCCATCGGAGGTACTTAGGTGACTATCCTTTATAGGGTTGGAATATATGTAAGAATGTCTAACAATAAGTGACACGGACATGCTATCCATCACCAACAAAGTTTGAATTCTTCTTGGCATTTATACCTACTCACTTCTTTTAGAATTATCAACCTGGAACAATCTAACTCAACTTTGTTAATGGGTCAAGGCCCACATGTCATTTTTAACATCTACATGTAGTCAACTAATTATTTAGTTCAAACATGTAGTGTGATTAACAATATGTTATAAGTAATAGATTTTATGGAGATAGATGTAGCCAAGACTATACCTAGCTAATCATTATTCAATTATAAATTAAAGAGTTCGCCCAAGCAAACAATTTTGTAAACTACCCTTGAAAGATCCATAAATCGAATAGTCAATTGTCAATTTTTTTCCATTGACATGTTTCATCAAACTTAATTGTCAACTTTGATTACATGATTATTATTTCATGTTTATAATATATGAACAAGTATGATGCCGTGAATATGTTTATCAATTATATATgtaagaaattttattaaacCTTAATTATATAGTTTTCTATAACATTGACTCAAATATTACAAATCGTAAAGTACTAGGAATAAATTGAACTTTTACAAAGTATAAAGTCTGTAGACTAAActatcacaaaataaa comes from Cucumis melo cultivar AY chromosome 12, USDA_Cmelo_AY_1.0, whole genome shotgun sequence and encodes:
- the LOC103488724 gene encoding transcription termination factor MTERF15, mitochondrial; the encoded protein is MAGRILIGSTAFLRRVISTSILSSSFQQIHHISAKPVPTSSNHPQISLNHSNLLHKIGFTQSQICDFLSQNHLFFTNSNFHDIEASLPLLLSFKIPPKDLVSIVFDCPAVLDLEFLKKWKVSLSLIDLPDVTVSMIRSMLVLSQRFELDPNLFRGTVDLLKRFGISDAAVIRVLEDYPEIVFTDEEEILRTIEFLMGIGIRRYEIDRIICSIPRVLGFRVEGRLRSLICEFNDLGFRQNVIVREIVREPRILATELGEISRCVELLRNLKCRNSIKEKIFREGSFRAAFEVKQRVDCLCKHGLIRTRAFKLLWKEPRLVTYEIENIEKKIDFLIHKMKYGVDSLIDVPEYLGINFEKQIVPRYNVIEYLDSKGWLGSQVGLREIIKPSRLRFYNLFVKPYPECGKMFGKFAGDNRTESPSRHPIGLWKAFKPPRYPESKEDIENMKSFMESLV